A DNA window from Mesorhizobium sp. C432A contains the following coding sequences:
- the trmD gene encoding tRNA (guanosine(37)-N1)-methyltransferase TrmD encodes MTFKASVLTLYPEMFPGGLGLSLAGRALEVGTWSLEAIQIRDFASDRHHTVDDTPAGGGAGMVMRADVLAKAIDHTSPAGDPRPRLLMSPRGKPLTQARVRELAGGPGAVIVCGRFEGVDQRLIEARGLEEVSIGDFILSGGEPAALVLLDAVVRLLPGVMGNAVSGEEESFENGLLEHPHYTRPQEFEGRPIPDVLVSGNHKKIAAWRRAESEKLTRERRPDLLAAQPLAK; translated from the coding sequence GCTGACGCTCTATCCCGAGATGTTTCCGGGCGGGCTAGGCCTGTCGCTGGCCGGACGGGCGCTCGAAGTCGGGACATGGTCGCTGGAAGCTATCCAGATCCGCGACTTCGCCAGCGATCGCCATCACACCGTCGACGACACGCCGGCCGGCGGTGGCGCCGGCATGGTGATGCGCGCCGATGTGCTGGCCAAGGCGATCGACCACACGTCGCCGGCGGGCGATCCGCGGCCGCGTTTGCTGATGAGCCCGCGTGGAAAGCCGCTGACGCAGGCGCGCGTGCGCGAACTGGCTGGCGGGCCAGGCGCCGTCATCGTTTGCGGCCGGTTCGAGGGCGTCGACCAGCGGCTGATCGAGGCGCGTGGACTGGAAGAGGTCTCCATCGGCGATTTCATCCTGTCGGGCGGCGAGCCGGCGGCGCTTGTGCTGCTCGACGCCGTTGTGCGGCTGTTGCCCGGCGTCATGGGCAATGCGGTGTCGGGCGAGGAAGAAAGTTTCGAGAACGGCCTGCTCGAACACCCGCATTACACGCGGCCACAGGAGTTCGAGGGCAGGCCGATCCCCGACGTGCTGGTCTCCGGCAACCACAAGAAGATCGCCGCCTGGCGGCGTGCGGAGTCCGAGAAGCTGACCAGGGAGCGCCGGCCGGATTTGCTCGCCGCTCAGCCCTTGGCAAAATAG
- a CDS encoding sulfite exporter TauE/SafE family protein: MSVFDAVLLFLAGFLSGAVNAVAGGGTFITFGAMTLAGLPPIVANATSSVTQFPGYITSTLAYWTDIKHFWRGALLLCLISALGALAGALILLALSNPSFRALVPWLLLAATALFAAGPWLKPAPKPGHEATVGSLAGSLAQFATAIYGGFFGAGMGVMMLATLGLTQAGDYHRLNALKNMLAVVIAAVAILVFVSGGVVAWPQAIIMIPGGALGGYAGVWIAKRVPQNAVRGFVIAVGLFLAVYYFAKG, from the coding sequence ATGTCTGTTTTCGACGCAGTCCTGCTCTTCCTCGCGGGTTTTCTGTCAGGCGCCGTCAACGCCGTTGCCGGCGGCGGCACCTTCATCACCTTCGGCGCCATGACGCTGGCCGGCCTGCCGCCGATCGTCGCCAACGCCACCTCTTCGGTGACGCAGTTTCCCGGCTACATCACCTCGACGCTGGCTTACTGGACCGACATCAAGCATTTCTGGCGCGGCGCGCTGCTGCTCTGTCTGATCTCGGCTTTGGGTGCGCTGGCCGGTGCGCTCATCCTGCTGGCGCTCTCCAACCCGTCGTTCCGCGCCTTGGTGCCGTGGCTGCTGCTGGCCGCAACCGCCTTGTTCGCCGCCGGGCCGTGGCTGAAACCGGCGCCGAAGCCTGGGCATGAAGCCACGGTCGGCTCGCTGGCCGGTTCGCTGGCACAGTTCGCCACCGCCATCTATGGCGGCTTCTTCGGCGCCGGCATGGGCGTGATGATGCTGGCGACGCTCGGCCTGACGCAAGCCGGCGACTATCACCGGCTGAACGCGCTGAAGAACATGCTGGCCGTGGTCATCGCCGCCGTTGCCATACTGGTCTTCGTTTCCGGCGGCGTTGTTGCCTGGCCTCAGGCAATCATCATGATCCCCGGCGGCGCGCTCGGCGGCTATGCCGGCGTATGGATCGCCAAGCGCGTGCCGCAAAACGCAGTACGCGGCTTCGTCATCGCCGTCGGCCTGTTTCTCGCCGTCTACTATTTTGCCAAGGGCTGA
- the rplS gene encoding 50S ribosomal protein L19, which yields MDIIRQLEAEQAAKIEAKRKLPEFQPGDTVRVQVRVTEGTRTRVQAYEGVVIARAGAGFQENFTVRKISYGEGVERVFPVYSPMVEGVEIVRRGKVRRAKLYYLRDRRGKSARISENTGVRARKLNDEERDALNAEKARIEAEKVAAAQALAAETAAKEAAEKKAADEAAKAAEATPAE from the coding sequence ATGGATATCATCCGTCAGCTCGAGGCCGAACAGGCCGCCAAGATCGAAGCCAAGCGCAAGCTTCCCGAATTCCAGCCCGGCGACACCGTGCGCGTCCAGGTCCGCGTGACCGAAGGCACCCGCACCCGCGTCCAGGCCTATGAGGGCGTCGTCATCGCCCGCGCCGGCGCCGGCTTCCAGGAAAATTTCACCGTCCGCAAGATCTCCTACGGCGAAGGCGTCGAGCGCGTGTTCCCGGTCTATTCGCCGATGGTCGAGGGCGTCGAGATCGTGCGCCGCGGCAAGGTGCGCCGCGCCAAGCTCTATTATTTGCGCGACCGTCGCGGCAAGTCGGCCCGTATTTCGGAAAACACCGGCGTGCGCGCCCGCAAGCTCAACGATGAAGAACGCGACGCGCTGAACGCCGAGAAGGCCCGCATCGAAGCCGAGAAGGTTGCCGCTGCCCAGGCGCTGGCCGCCGAGACGGCCGCCAAGGAAGCCGCCGAGAAGAAGGCCGCCGACGAGGCTGCAAAGGCGGCGGAAGCGACCCCGGCCGAATAA
- a CDS encoding organic hydroperoxide resistance protein has translation MALYTTQARVTGGRAGHGETSDGLLKVDLALPKELGGQGGATNPEQLFAVGYAACFESAIRFVARKQKLPLQDAAVSATVSLLPNGEGFKLGVALAAETKGLDQAVAEALVSAAHQICPYSNAIKGNVEVALSTVALPAKAA, from the coding sequence ATGGCACTCTACACCACACAGGCTCGCGTCACCGGCGGCCGCGCCGGCCACGGCGAGACCAGCGACGGCCTGCTGAAGGTCGACCTCGCTTTGCCGAAGGAGCTCGGCGGACAGGGTGGCGCCACCAATCCCGAGCAGCTGTTCGCGGTCGGCTATGCCGCCTGCTTCGAAAGCGCCATCCGCTTCGTCGCGCGCAAGCAGAAGCTGCCGCTGCAGGATGCGGCGGTGAGCGCCACCGTCAGCCTGCTTCCCAATGGTGAAGGCTTCAAACTTGGTGTCGCACTCGCCGCGGAGACGAAAGGCCTTGATCAGGCGGTGGCGGAAGCGCTTGTATCGGCCGCGCATCAGATTTGCCCCTATTCCAATGCGATCAAAGGCAATGTCGAGGTGGCGCTTTCGACCGTGGCGCTTCCGGCAAAGGCAGCATGA